From the genome of Triticum aestivum cultivar Chinese Spring chromosome 3B, IWGSC CS RefSeq v2.1, whole genome shotgun sequence, one region includes:
- the LOC123066805 gene encoding probable inactive DNA (cytosine-5)-methyltransferase DRM3, producing the protein MSNATVDEKVLGECLNKMPRALLQSDVSWQGQVLKANLIDMASQNTGSGSSTSLGSLFDSDVEENSAPSVPTIEADRDTEELDSFSKKRSYLLSKMSFSKQEVDMAVSELGECASIDQLVNWIVTAQEATTEPWARDKTCINIVVIGDVDHHWSSDLQAWRY; encoded by the exons ATGAGCAACGCCACGGTCGACGAGAAGGTGCTCGGGGAGTGCCTCAACAAGATGCCCCGCGCGCTCCTGCAGTCCGACGTCTCGTGGCAG GGCCAAGTTTTAAAAGCAAACTTGATCGACATG GCCTCGCAGAACACCGGGTCGGGATCGTCAACTTCTTTGGGCAGTCTATTTGATTCTGATGTTGAAGAAAACAGTGCCCCTTCAGTGCCCACCATAGAAGCTGACCGAGATACCGAG GAGCTAGATTCTTTCTCAAAAAAGAGGTCGTATTTACTGAGCAAAATGAGCTTCTCGAAGCAAGAAGTCGATATGGCAGTCAGTGAGTTAG GTGAGTGTGCATCAATTGATCAGCTTGTGAACTGGATTGTGACCGCTCAAGAAGCTACAACTGAG CCATGGGCAAGGGACAAGACTTGCATCAACATCGTGGTCATTGGTGATGTCGACCACCACTGGTCATCTGATCTACAAGCTTGGAGGTATTGA